Within Anopheles ziemanni chromosome 2, idAnoZiCoDA_A2_x.2, whole genome shotgun sequence, the genomic segment ACTCTCGTAAAACAATGTTCGAtgttaaatcaaataaaagtgGGTTTATAAATTTCCGAAAAATCATAAATACTTTCCCAAAGGAAGTACCACACCAGGCGACCTTCCTTGGCTCTTCCTCGACGTTGATTATGGTATCTTTTTCGGCGCTTTGTCTCGTGTCTGCGTCTGCTTGCTGTGGCGAAAAAACCGGTAAGGCAGCCGGTTAAATGACTCTCCGTGGCACGGGGCAATGAATGGGGACGATGGAATCTGTAGCACTTTTATTTATATGTTTCCCATCTTGTTCCTTCACAGCGCAGGACACACAAGCCGACTCATTTCGACAAACGAACCAGAGAGATGTTAGGCATGGAAAAGGGGTTTCGGtggagcaaaagaaaagaatacatttttaacCATCAAGAACACTTTCATATCGTACGCTTCCTTTTGGCTCAAAGAGAttctttggaagaaaataagctCGGAAAAGGACAAAAGAGGTTGAGATTTGACGAATGAAAGTCGACCATAAATTTCGACGATATTTAATGCGAGAATTGTGCAAAGGAAAATGCAGCAAAAAGCTccaccaaaaatgtacaatATTCCCTCCATAATTGATAACATCAAAGCGCTGGCAAGGAATTCTGTTGAAGGCAGTTGGCTGAACATAAGAAAGCACGAAGACATTTTAGATTCAGACGAAAGGCTGTCCATACCATTTGTATACAATCTACTAACGTGTTTAACTGTGaacagaaaattaattatgctagaaaatgtttcatacTGGAAGTAGAACGAATCAAAATTTGCTTATACCGAATTATTAAACGGTTATCGTTCGATTATGGCAATTTAACGATCACGACTATTCAGGAACAAACTGTAGTTTTCGggcgtttttctttcggaccaTACTTCTGTTCTATATCATGTCGTGTTCTCGTCGTCTGCCATTTGAAGTTTTATATGCACGAAttgcattaattttattttccaccgcctTCCGTGTTGGGTATGACGGTTCTTTATTCGCAATACGTTTGAATTTCACAGGCAGAATATGGCAAGAAACGGTCAATTCAAAACGGCTCTAAAAAATATGGCAAGAAACGGTCAATTCAAAACGGCTCTCTTCGTGCTGAGTGCTTACCAGCACTTCAGAAGCGCTGACTGCAAAACTGGATACGTTTGCGGAACGACTTGCACTAGTGATGAGGAAACTGAAACGATTCGAGTaaactgaaataaattaaattgtctTTAGAGTCGTCGTTATGTGATTAAATCGACACAAATCATGGTGAGttcattcaaatattttaggatcaagtcagaatcgttTCAAATCAAGTCCCAAACAATTCGAATCtatttcgaatcccaaacaaatcaaatctgattcgaatcccaatcgaatcaaatctttagaagtcgtaaaatgggattcgaatctttagaatccgtttagggatcgaatcttcgaatctcttccgagtcccgattctgccaacactaatcACAACAACCGCCATTTTTTATTACCTCGTCGAACGATTTGCACCAGCATCTTGTCAGCGCAGTGAAAACCCAGCGTAGCGTCGGCAAGCGCAAACTAATTATCTTTCACTAGCCAGTGCCTAAAAGTGCGTCCCTGAAGGGCATAAACCATTGATTGATGTTTTATGTTCGGTAGCTTGCTGTTGcaagaattatttttattattatttttcatccctcATCGCAGCAAGCTTCGAATCCCGTGGTTAGCAGCAAACAGCGCGCGGTACGCACACAAGCGCGCTTACATGCTGTAGCACGGCAACGAAAGTGACGCGCGGACGGTTTTCAACAACAGCAGTGCTGCTTCTCGTTTTGTGGTATCGTATATTAGCGCCGCTTGACGGGCGCGTAGACATATTGTCGACCGGGTGCTTAATTGCTTACATTAAGAGCGCGACCAGCGGAAAACTGTGCTAGCCCTCGGTTCTCtatcggcggcggcggcagcggcgtcTGCTTATCGGGCAGGTTTAGTtgagtgcgtgtgtttgtcgTGCATCGCGAGTGCGTACGTTGTCCGTTGTCGTGTCGGTTCCTTCGCCCGCGAGCAGTGTGAACTTCAAGCGTACTGCAAGCAGCattggcagcagcagcagcagcagcaggaggcaacaaaacaaaaatgtctgACAAGGGATACGCAGTAAACGATTTGGTTTGGTAAGTCTCGAGCGTACCAACGCTAACCCCGTTTTCGTGCAATGCGCTCCAACAAGCGCTACTTGGATGTGCCATTTAACACCCTGTGAAAAAATGCCAGCTAGCAAGATTAAAAGTGTCCGTCAATTGTGTGTGTTGACTGCATTTGCACTCGCTCGCGATGTCGTCCGCGAAAGAAGCGGGAGAATAGGCAACATAACCTCAAACCCGAAGGGCGCTGTTGTTTTCCTACCTTCCGCCAcggatgttgtttttctttttcacgaCAACCTGTTTTCTCACTcgtccttttctttttgcaggGCCAAAATGAAGGGTTTCTCGCCCTGGCCGGGTCGTATTTCGGTCCCACCGGCCGAGCTCCGCAGGATTCCGGTCAAAAAGAACAACCCCGTCAAATGCATATTCTTCTTCGGCAGCAACAACTAGTACGTGGAacgttttgttgtggttttccTTGGGGCAAATGAAGTAATCCATTTTCTTCTGTTTAGTGCTTGGATCGAGGAAACGCAGATTAAACCGTACCAGGAGTTTAAGGACAAACTGCTAAATTCATGCAAAACTGCCCAATTCAAAGAGGCTGTGCAGCAGATAGAGGAGTTCATGGTTGATCCGGAGGTAAACAAAACCGTACCAGAGAGGTGTCCTGTGACAAAGTTAATATTCCTTTACCGTTTGACAAATGTAGAAATTCCAGCCCTTATTCGTGGGCGAAAACGAGTTGGCTAATCGTCCGGATCCGGATGTGGAGTTTAACAAGCTCCGCGAGGGTGGCACCGGAAGTGGTACCGAGGAAAGCGGTACTGAAGACACGCCCACGGTCAACAACACGACGACACCGGCCGCACTTGAGACGGTAGAAGATGGCAACGCCACGCCATTGGCAAAGAAGACCGCAAAGAAGAAAGTACGTGCCTCGTTGCCAATCAAGTTGAACGTGGATAAGGTGGTGTGTCATCGTCCTTTTTTGTATTATGATTTCGTTTTGGCACTCCATTATCTGTTCCCGTAGACGCTCCCTTGTCCTTTTGAATTATGCCTCCTAAACGAATCGAATGTGTGTTTTTCAAAGCAATATTTAActgatcattttcttttcacaacAGACATCCGCCACGAAGGTTCGTGCGATCGGCACCAAAGCAAAGGCGTCCCCGCTCGAGGATGTTTCTGCAACGCCCACACCGAAGCGCAAGAAGAAGCTGCTGGACGATACCGGTGATCTGTCCGGGCTCGATCTGGATAGTTACGCCAGCCCGGTACGCCGCAGTGCACCGATTTCGCATCTGCTTAACCGCCCCGTGACCGTCACCCGCCCCGACACACCGGAGATCGACATGTCGACCGTCTCGGACGCGGTCACGTCACGTAACATTCAGGCGTCGCAGCTGAAGTTCGGCTTTCTGGGCCTCGGCATTATGGGGTGCGGCATCGTGAAAAATCTTATCAAATCCGGTCACTCGGTAGTGGTGTGGAACCGGACCCCCAGCAAGTGCCGTAAGTTCGAGGAGGTGGGCGCCGAGGTAGCCCCGACACCGTGCGATGTTGTGGAGATGACGGACGTTACGTACTCTTGCGTATCCGATCCGCAGGTGGCCAAGGATGTGAGTACATATTACGTCTATGTAAACCCTTAAATGATTGAATGCAAAATGAATTGGAATCAAAACAGGATTGTACGTTCGTAAGTTTAGCTAGATTTTCTATCATGCCTCCTACCTCTTTAGCTGGTGTTCGGAAACTGTGGCGTTATCCAGGCATCATTGACGAACAAAGGCTATGTTGAAATGACAGGCATCGACCCCGAATCTTCTCAGGACATCGCAGAGGCCGTCGTTCGTAAGGGAGGCCGGTATTTGGAAGCACAAGTAAGTTCCGATCACGTCAATCGTCTCAACGAACATCACTAACGTTGCCTTGGTGTTTGTGACGATTTCTAACAGATTCAAGGCTCAAAGACCCAAGCGGAGGAGGGCACACTAATCATTTTGGCGAGCGGCGATCGGTTGCTGTTCGAGGACTGCCAAAGCTGCTTCGAGGCGATCTCACGTAACTCCTTCTATCTCGGGGACGTGGGCAATGCGACCAAGATGAATCTGGTCCTGCAGATGGTTTCCGGCATCGCACTGGCCGGTATTGCCGAGGCGTTGGCTTTGGGTAGGTGCAAACACAAATCACTTTTATAAGTTTCCCACTTCCATGCTCttatggtttgtgttttatttctgaTTGATCATCTAGCGGATAGAGCTGGTCTTCAACAGAAGGACGTTCTCGAGGTTCTCGAGCTAACGAGCATGTCATCGGAAATGCTCCTACAGAAAGGAAAAGGTAAACGAAAACCCTTGTGTTCGCTCGTGCACGATGATTAATGTACACCTCTCGTACTCTGTAGCCATCATAAAGGGCGAGTTCCCGACGCACCATGCGTTGAAATACATGCAGAAGGACCTGAAGCTGGCGCTCGGATTGGCCGACGGGTTGGAGCAATCCTCCCCGATCACGGCCGCCTCGAACGAGGTGTTCAAGCACGCCAAGCGTCTCGGTTACGGCTCGCACGACGCCAGTGCAGTCTATGTGCGAGCACGGTTTTAACAGCGACCGCATTATGAGCAGGAACAGGAAGTAGACGACAATGACGACGGTGATGACGACACCGTCGAagagttttcaaaatttcgcCGATAATAACGAACGATGGgaggcgaaaacaaaacataactaGGAGTATCCGTATCGTCCTGATACCATCACACCATTTTGATGGCCCTTAGCGCCCCTCTCCCTCTTTTTTATCagcatgatcatcatcatcgttcacCATCTCGCAATGGAATGGGTTTAGCGAATGTATGTAGTATGAGAGCTTTTTGACCGCCAGCAGTAGCAAACAGGGAAGACACTTTACATTTGAGAATAAATGACGAGCGGAAGAAAAGTAGCTAAAATTTATCCAACACCACCAAGCTACTCCAATTGTGCGTAGTTTGTGGATGTGAACATATTTCTAGTGAACAGAACGACTTCCACGACTTTACATGCTGCATATCGCTCGGGAGGTCGGTAGGAGGTagcatttagttttatttttgtttttgggacATTTTTAGTTGTTAGATCATTTTCACTTGCTAGATTCATACACCACCACCCCGTTTAAACACCAAATAGTGCAATGTAGAATGTGCGCGGACAAAGAAtaatttttactttgttttggattAAAATTGTCGTACGTCGCGATGAAACGTACTGTGTGCGATGgtattcggtttttttttcttttcataaacTGCACTTTTACATTAACGAAGCTCTAAACATCTCTTCCCTGGAtttgaagataaaataaatatgtctATCAAGTACATTCGTTCGAGGTGTGCATTATTGAGGGGCAGATGTTGAtgcatgatgatg encodes:
- the LOC131282742 gene encoding cytokine-like nuclear factor N-PAC, with protein sequence MSDKGYAVNDLVWAKMKGFSPWPGRISVPPAELRRIPVKKNNPVKCIFFFGSNNYAWIEETQIKPYQEFKDKLLNSCKTAQFKEAVQQIEEFMVDPEKFQPLFVGENELANRPDPDVEFNKLREGGTGSGTEESGTEDTPTVNNTTTPAALETVEDGNATPLAKKTAKKKVRASLPIKLNVDKVTSATKVRAIGTKAKASPLEDVSATPTPKRKKKLLDDTGDLSGLDLDSYASPVRRSAPISHLLNRPVTVTRPDTPEIDMSTVSDAVTSRNIQASQLKFGFLGLGIMGCGIVKNLIKSGHSVVVWNRTPSKCRKFEEVGAEVAPTPCDVVEMTDVTYSCVSDPQVAKDLVFGNCGVIQASLTNKGYVEMTGIDPESSQDIAEAVVRKGGRYLEAQIQGSKTQAEEGTLIILASGDRLLFEDCQSCFEAISRNSFYLGDVGNATKMNLVLQMVSGIALAGIAEALALADRAGLQQKDVLEVLELTSMSSEMLLQKGKAIIKGEFPTHHALKYMQKDLKLALGLADGLEQSSPITAASNEVFKHAKRLGYGSHDASAVYVRARF